TTATAAGTTAACACCTGGCCTGAAGTAACTTTTACTGCACTTACTATCTTATTCCAATACTCCTCTCTCTTAGACTCAGGCCAATTTTTCATTCTTTCATCTTTACTTGTAAATACTTGACACTTAACTGTATCACATACGTCCGCCCCTGTATTACTTTCGTATTTTTCCCCCCCATATATCTCCATATGGGCTGCTCCAAAAGTTCTAGCTGCTACAGCTTGGGCCTTAATTGCTTCTTCCGAAAATTCTGCTGGCATTTCGGCCGCTACAACTCCTACTATGTATTCTTCTAAGTTCATTTTTTCTATTTTATTTTTTTCAGTTATATACACTTTTATATACTGTGGATTATAATTATAACTTTTACTTATGGATTTCATTAAAAATTCAGGTACGATGTATTGGCTAATTTTCATACCATTTATACCCACGGAAAGTAATATTATAAATGCTGTGCTCATGGATATTAAAATAATAAATTTTTTAAAAAAATTTATAATGTATCTTCTCATTTTGTTCTCCCATATTATGACTTAATATATTTTTATTACATCATAATTTAAATTATTCCACTGGAGACCTTTTGAATATTAAAAAAAGAAGAAAATTTTTGTTATTTTTTTCTCCTTTTTCTATTAACAATATAAAAATTATTCATTTACCCTTTCAATATCAGCTCCTAATGATTTTAATTTTTTTTCAATATCTACATATCCTCTATCTATATGATATATATCTATAACTTCTGTTTTTCCTTCTGCTGCTAATCCACAAAGTATGAGTGCTGCACCAGCTCTGAGATCCGTAGCTTTTACTTCTGCTCCTGTAAGCTTATCAACTCCTTCTATAACTGCACTTCTTCCATCTATCTTTATATTTGCTCCCATTCTTTTCATTTCCATTACATGCATAAATCTATTTTCAAAAATGGTTTCAGTTATAATACTTGTACCTTTAACTGTACTTAATAAACCAGTTACTTGTGATTGCATATCAGTAGGAAATCCTGGATAAGGCATGGTCTTAATATCTATAGGATTTAATTCTCTATTTCCATCTACAATTAAACTATTTCCCTCGCATTTTATATATACCCCTGCCTCAGTAAGTTTAGCAATTATAGGCTTTAAATATTCCTCATTTATACCATTTATTCTAATCTTACTTTTTGTTATAGCTGCAGCTACCATAAATGTTCCTGACTCTATCCTATCACATATGGGGCTATGACTACTTCCTTTTAAATTTTTTACTCCTTTTATGTGAATAGCTCTAGACCCTGCACCAGTAATATTTGCACCCATACTATTCAAAAAGTCTGCCAGATCCTTTATTTCCGGTTCTTCCGCTGCATTTTCTATTATAGTTTCCCCTTCAGCAGTTACTGCTGCCATCATTATATTTTCTGTAGCCCCTACTGATGGAAAATCCAAATATATTTTATTTCCTATTAATTTTTTAGCTTTTGCTTCCACAAATCCATGCTCTACATTTACCTTTGCACCAAGAGCAGCAAATCCTTTTAAATGTAAATCTATTGGTCTAGATCCAATATTACACCCTCCAGGAAGACATAATTTAAATCCTCCAAATCTGGATATCATAGGTCCCATTATTAAAAATGACGCCCTCATTTTTTTCACTAGTTCACTACAGGGATCGCAATAACTTATATTAGAAGTATCTATAATAATCTTATTTAAATTTTTATCTATAATTACATCTGCAGATATACTTTTTAATATATTACTTATTACAAAAACATCTTCCAACATTGGAACATTATCTATAATGCATTTATCTCCACTTAAAATGGAAGCCGCTATAATGGGCAATACTGAATTTTTAGCAGCACTGATGTTAACTTCTCCATGGAGGCTACTTCCCCCCTTAATTACTATTTTACTCATAGTGTTCCTCCATTCTATAATTGCTGATATGTTAATTAATTTTTACCAATTCAATGACTATTCTTTGACTATAAACAATGTTTATTTTTATATTAAATAGTATAAAAATAACTCACAAGTCAAAGATGGTAAACTCATTTCACTTAGAATTAAGGAAATAAGATCCTTTGATAGTTTTCTATCACATAGGATTTTATTAACAAAATATTATGTAAAATAGCTTATTCAGCCCACAATTATTTTTGAACACATAATAAGTATTAAAGAGACAGTACCTATGCTTAAAATTAAAATCTATTATAATTCAATAATATATATTATTAATATGGCGCCATTATCTGTGGAGTTCCCATAATTATATAAGTATCCATATCATATTTCATAACTGCATAATTAAAATCTATTAAATCTCCATTGCTTTGTATACTTTCATATCTATGGGTATATGCAGTATTAGTATATCCCTCTTGTAAAGTCACAGTTTTAATATTACATGCATGCTGATATTCTAGAATTTCTTTTATCTGCTTATTTAAGGTTTCAACCTTTCCATTTTCAACTTTTGCCTTAACATATTGAAAATATTTATACTTTTTTACTTCCTTTGGAATACATTTATTTAAATTGTTTTTTATATTTTTTAATTCGTATACATTACTTTTTTGTACGATGTTAACCGTTACAATATTATAGTCTTCATATTTCACACTCTGTATATAACCTTCAACGTAGTCATTGTTAAAATCCACAGAATACATTTGATCATTTTTACATACATTCTTATTTAATTTGTAATATTCATTTAATTTCATAAATATCTTGTTTGCCGTTTTTTCCCCACAATCAGTAGTAGTAAAAACTAACATACCTCCCCATTCTGTGGGATAGCTGTGAGTTCTATCCAATATGTCTTTAAATAAGTCTACTTTTTCTAAAGAGGTGCTGTCTCTTTTAAATATCTGCTTATTATAATGGCTGTTTACTGATGTTCCTAGATAACATTGAAAAGATATTAAATATATTATCAAAAAAAATATTATTCCTAGTTTCTTCATAATAATGTAATTCTGCAAGTACTATACAGAACTTTTCACCTCCTTACCTTTACTTTAGAAATTATGGACAACTTTTCCATTACTATTCGCAAAAACTTTTATTTTATATTATTTTTACCTTCAAAAAATAAAAATTCCATAAGGAGGACCTTATATTAATATATAAATTTACATAATAGAATGTGCATATTTAAACTAAAAAAACACTATTAAGATTTATCACCTGTTACGGTGTTCTTAATAGTGTTTTTTATTTTTACCAAATAGACTAATTTACTGAATTATTTTAGTAGATTAATTCTAGCTAAGGCCCTATTTAACGCTAGCTGTGCTCTCTTTACATCTATTCCATCTTTTTTATGGGCCAATCTTTGTTCCGCTCTTCTTTTGGCCTCTTCTGCTCTTTTTAAGTCTATTTCTTCTGGCCATTCACAAACATCACATAAGATTTTCAATTCATTATTTTTTATTTCTAATATTCCATTTGAGGTAAATGCCTTTAATTCCTTGCCGCCTTTTTCTATTATACGAGTATCTGTGGATTTCAAAGTAGTAATTAAAGGCATATGTCCCGGAAGAATAGTTATATTACCTTGAATGCTATCTGTTATTACTTCTAATACCTCTCCTTTATAAAATTCTCTATCAGGAGTAAGGATAGTTAATTTCAGAACTTCTGCCATATTAATTCTCCTTTTTAAAGTACCTAAACTTTATCCTTTTTAACACACATTTAACTTTTAACCATATTTTTAGCAGATTCAACAACTTCATCTATGCTTCCCTTAAACAAGAAAGCTGTCTCTGGTAAATCATCGTACTTACCTTCAAGTATTTCTTTAAAACCTCTTATAGTTTCTTTTATAGGTACATATTTTCCTTCATATCCTGTAAACTGTTCTGCCACAGAAAATGGCTGTGACAAAAATCTCTGTATTCTTCTCGCTCTTATAACTACCAATCTATCTTCTTCTGAAAGTTCGTCTACGCCTAAAATTGCTATAATATCTTGAAGTTCACTATATCTTTCAAGTATATGTTTAACATCTGAAGCCACTTTATAATGTTCCTCCCCTACAACTCTAGGATCGAGTATTCTTGATGTTGAAGCTAGTGGATCAACTGCAGGATAAATACCAATTTCTGATATAGACCTTGAAAGCACCGTAGTGGCATCAAGATGTGTAAAAGTTGTGGCTGGTGCCGGATCTGTTAAGTCGTCTGCTGGAACATATACTGCCTGAACAGAAGTAATAGATCCATGTTTTGTAGAAGTTATTCTCTCTTGAAGAGAACCCATTTCTGTGGCAAGTGTGGGTTGATATCCAACAGCACTAGGTATTCTTCCAAGTAATGCCGAAACTTCCGAACCTGCTTGAGTAAACCTGAATATGTTATCTATAAATAAAAGTACATCCTGTCCTTCATCTCTAAAGTGTTCCGCCATAGTAAGCCCTGTAAGTGCAACTCTCATTCTTGCACCTGGTGGTTCATTCATTTGTCCAAATACTAAGGCAGTTTTATTTATAACTCCTGATTCCTGCATTTCATAGTATAAATCATTACCTTCTCTGGTTCTTTCTCCTACACCCGTAAAGACAGATAATCCACCATGTTCTTTTGCAATATTATTTATAAGTTCTTGTATAATAACTGTCTTACCTACACCTGCTCCGCCAAACAACCCTATTTTACCACCTTTTTGATATGGTGCAATGAGATCAATAACTTTGATACCCGTTTCAAACATTTCAGGTTTAACAGATTGATCTTCAAAACTTGGTGCCGGTCTATGAATAGGAGAATATTCATCTGCTTCTACTTCTCCATTTTCATCAATAGGCTGCCCTAACATATTAAAAAGTCTCCCTAAAACCGGTTTTCCAACAGGCACAGATATAGGTGCTCCAGTATCTAAAGCATCCATGCCTCTCATCAACCCATCTGTACTCTCCATAGATATAGTTCTTACTATATCATCACCTAAGTGCTGTGCTACTTCCGTAATAATTTTTGCATTTCCCGATTCTATACTTATGGCATTATATATATCTGGAAGGTTTTCTTCATCAAATTTTATATCCACTACAGGTCCTATAACCTGAACGACCTTGCCTATATTAGGCATGAACATCCCTCCTTACTTTAGAGCTTCTGCTCCTCCAACTATTTCGGTTATTTCCTGCGTTATAGCAGTTTGTCTTTCTCTATTATATTGAAGATTTAGTTTATCTAATAAATCATTTGCATTTTTAGTAGCTCCATCCATCGCCGTCATTCTAGAAGATTGTTCACTAACCTTTGAGTTTATAATACAATTAAGTACTTTTTGTCTTAGATGAAGTTCCACTATACCTTCTATCATTTCGTCCGCAGATGGTTCAAATTTCACAATAAAATTTCTTTTTTCTACTTCCCTAACCTCTAATGGAAGTAATTTTTCAACAATCACATTTTGTTTAATAGTTGAAATAAACTTAGTAAATACTATATTGATTTCTCCAATCTCACCACTTCTATAAAGCTCCAATGCTTTATAGACTACATCTTCTGTTTCTTTTATTGTGGGAACATCCGGAATATCTATGTATTCTGATTCTATATTATAATTGAGTCTTCTAAAATACATTTTCCCTTTTTGTCCCAT
This genomic interval from Clostridium kluyveri contains the following:
- the atpD gene encoding F0F1 ATP synthase subunit beta; its protein translation is MPNIGKVVQVIGPVVDIKFDEENLPDIYNAISIESGNAKIITEVAQHLGDDIVRTISMESTDGLMRGMDALDTGAPISVPVGKPVLGRLFNMLGQPIDENGEVEADEYSPIHRPAPSFEDQSVKPEMFETGIKVIDLIAPYQKGGKIGLFGGAGVGKTVIIQELINNIAKEHGGLSVFTGVGERTREGNDLYYEMQESGVINKTALVFGQMNEPPGARMRVALTGLTMAEHFRDEGQDVLLFIDNIFRFTQAGSEVSALLGRIPSAVGYQPTLATEMGSLQERITSTKHGSITSVQAVYVPADDLTDPAPATTFTHLDATTVLSRSISEIGIYPAVDPLASTSRILDPRVVGEEHYKVASDVKHILERYSELQDIIAILGVDELSEEDRLVVIRARRIQRFLSQPFSVAEQFTGYEGKYVPIKETIRGFKEILEGKYDDLPETAFLFKGSIDEVVESAKNMVKS
- a CDS encoding F0F1 ATP synthase subunit epsilon; the encoded protein is MAEVLKLTILTPDREFYKGEVLEVITDSIQGNITILPGHMPLITTLKSTDTRIIEKGGKELKAFTSNGILEIKNNELKILCDVCEWPEEIDLKRAEEAKRRAEQRLAHKKDGIDVKRAQLALNRALARINLLK
- the atpG gene encoding ATP synthase F1 subunit gamma, which translates into the protein MAGAGLVTIKRRIKSITSTQKITKAMGLIATSKLRKVRKKLEANNKYCELFSSIVNELAMEAEQNNIYIKGNKSNKKLYIVLNSDTGLCGGFNANVVNELNSIRSKEKEDFLLITMGQKGKMYFRRLNYNIESEYIDIPDVPTIKETEDVVYKALELYRSGEIGEINIVFTKFISTIKQNVIVEKLLPLEVREVEKRNFIVKFEPSADEMIEGIVELHLRQKVLNCIINSKVSEQSSRMTAMDGATKNANDLLDKLNLQYNRERQTAITQEITEIVGGAEALK
- the murA gene encoding UDP-N-acetylglucosamine 1-carboxyvinyltransferase, coding for MSKIVIKGGSSLHGEVNISAAKNSVLPIIAASILSGDKCIIDNVPMLEDVFVISNILKSISADVIIDKNLNKIIIDTSNISYCDPCSELVKKMRASFLIMGPMISRFGGFKLCLPGGCNIGSRPIDLHLKGFAALGAKVNVEHGFVEAKAKKLIGNKIYLDFPSVGATENIMMAAVTAEGETIIENAAEEPEIKDLADFLNSMGANITGAGSRAIHIKGVKNLKGSSHSPICDRIESGTFMVAAAITKSKIRINGINEEYLKPIIAKLTEAGVYIKCEGNSLIVDGNRELNPIDIKTMPYPGFPTDMQSQVTGLLSTVKGTSIITETIFENRFMHVMEMKRMGANIKIDGRSAVIEGVDKLTGAEVKATDLRAGAALILCGLAAEGKTEVIDIYHIDRGYVDIEKKLKSLGADIERVNE